The Littorina saxatilis isolate snail1 linkage group LG15, US_GU_Lsax_2.0, whole genome shotgun sequence genome contains a region encoding:
- the LOC138948210 gene encoding uncharacterized protein: protein MVVGEELGGESCCVRASVVLLEYGILVSQKRKGVWAQNFLHVSLGSYAPLDVHQGAPSSGIDRPPHHDASTTMNGCLIHTVGRVTFVYSPVDPPPTIMSLEQEVGLVAEPHVSPVIPDGPAKVLVAPPTALGSGDGGG, encoded by the coding sequence atggtggtcggtgaggaactgggtggtgagtcgtgctgtgtgcgggcgagcgttgtcctgctggaatatggcatcctggtcagccagaaaaggaagggcgtgtgggcgcagaatttcctccacgtatcgctgggcagttatgcgcccttggacgtgcaccagggtgctccttccagcggtattgatcgccccccacaccatgacgcctccaccaccatgaacgggtgcctcatccacacagttgggcgcgtaacgttcgtttactctccggtagaccctcctccgaccattatgtcgctggagcaggaagtaggactcgtcgctgaaccacacgtgtctccagtgattccggacggtccagcgaaggtgctggttgccccgcccactgcactcggttctggcgatggcggcgggtga
- the LOC138948211 gene encoding uncharacterized protein, whose translation MKQSPQWSRELSGKVRKVIAVPNLSTEDVARFKAEVGTDIIFLCKEDTLEEGPDSIAKAESETDITQFERWWTQSLPSLPKLFDLRCMKQIIGIYIGPLSTVSEPMSANIKERVRSFKNAIKYTGLLFARSLLTDRQSQILKMETEKPGRVYISGPPGSGKTILLALKGSHFLEESAENHVIVLNMYRGAPGRAIGQQTFTMLHKNATHKGRVHHLEVDVEKKEFVDKANIMMKQPGVQAQGTPGVKKAGANQKGLPGSTHTKRQEKVSTGSVQKGKECKQEVATLIQCKGGLNKVLFLVDEIYVESFWQEILDAFSGELAESEVWCAGLFSKNPTGFKEHELNFVLRCPPAVQNLLYHVDWDEERKEKYRRDTDVIEVSTNGPIPLCIRHEGHTQEGSGSVINCGSCAEDLARILNKFKSINTELRSAPPGASKVSTKADSSPAGAEMKVVILVNLPRSSYSKAGDYIETTDAEYNKHMAAVRDSPFIKRLKRGGIEVELKVELACKKLADCSEPPFDAVATWLYNFQGLEGDVVIFLPGDASPKDKKPGHAREIPTPGLRTTSLNSEQEAGNACGGPPASQSDGAVAKDVATRATGVFSPATEYLTHILKISSVKIGEKGKDQNDDHRPKPAGANGGDMDSTPCSLTPLQWNTADIARYSDWDQTNILIAGSRCLSQLILLVP comes from the exons GATATCATTTTCCTGTGCAAAGAGGACACTCTGGAAGAGGGACCAGACAGCATTGCGAAAGCGGAGTCAGAAACTGACATCACACAATTTGAAAGATGGTGGACCCAAAGTCTACCGTCATTGCCCAAGCTGTTTGATCTAAGATGCATGAAGCAGATCATTGGAAT ATACATTGGGCCTTTGTCGACGGTGTCAGAGCCTATGTCGGCGAACATCAAGGAACGAGTAAGATCGTTTAAGAATGCCATCAAGTACACTGGACTCCTGTTTGCTCGAAGTCTTCTTACGGACCGCCAG AGCCAAATATTGAAGATGGAGACAGAAAAGCCAGGCCGTGTTTACATCAGTGGACCTCCCGGCTCAGGGAAGACCATCTTGCTTGCTCTCAAAGGCAGCCACTTTCTGGAGGAATCTGCAGAAAACCACGTGATTGTGCTCAACATGTATCGTGGAGCCCCAGGAAGAGCCATTGGTCAACAAACCTTCACCATGTTACACAAGAATGCTACGCACAAAGGCAGGGTACATCATCTGGAGGTAGACGTCGAGAAGAAGGAATTTGTTGACAAGGCTAACATAATGATGAAACAACCTGGGGTACAAGCACAAGGTACCCCTGGCGTGAAGAAGGCTGGAGCAAACCAAAAAGGATTACCAG GTTCAACGCATACTAAACGCCAGGAAAAAGTCAGCACCGGCTCTGTACAGAAAGGAAAAGAATGTAAACAAGAGGTTGCGACTCTAATCCAATGCAAAGGAGGGCTGAACAAAGTTCTTttccttgtggatgagatataCGTTGAATCTTTCTGGCAGGAGATACTGGATGCCTTCAGTGGAGAGTTAGCCGAGAGCGAGGTGTGGTGTGCTGGGTTGTTCAGCAAGAATCCTACAGGCTTCAAGGAACATGAGCTGAACTTTGTTCTCCGCTGTCCTCCTGCTGTTCAGAATTTGCTCTACCACGTTGACTGGGACGag GAACGAAAGGAAAAGTATAGACGAGACACAGACGTGATAGAGGTGTCTACCAACGGACCCATACCCCTATGTATCAGACACGAGGGGCACACGCAAGAGGGTTCTGGTTCTGTCATCAACTGTGGATCGTGTGCCGAGGACCTTGCACGCATTCTAAATAAGTTCAAGTCGATAAATACTGAACTCAGGAGTGCTCCACCAGGTGCTTCTAAAG TCTCTACCAAGGCCGATTCTTCCCCTGCTGGCGCTGAGATGAAGGTGGTCATTCTGGTCAACCTTCCACGTAGCAGCTACAGCAAGGCTGGTGATTACATCGAAACAACTGATGCAGAATACAACAAGCACATGGCTGCTGTCCGTGACAGCCCCTTCATAAAGAGATTGAAACGGGGAGGAATAGAGGTAGAGCTGAAAGTTGAGCTTGCTTGCAAGAAATTGGCGGACTGTTCAGAGCCTCCGTTTGATGCGGTTGCAACGTGGCTGTACAACTTTCAAGGCCTCGAAGGGgatgttgttatttttctacccGGGGATGCTTCGCCTAAAGATAAGAAACCAGGCCATGCTCGTGAAATTCCCACTCCAGGGCTGAGAACAACCAGTCTCAATTCTGAGCAAGAAGCGGGAAATGCTTGTGGGGGGCCTCCGGCATCACAGTCCGATGGTGCTGTGGCAAAGGACGTAGCTACCAGGGCAACAGGCGTTTTCTCTCCTGCAACTGAGTATCTTACTCATATTTTGAAGATTTCATCAGTAAAGATCGGAGAGAAAGGAAAAGATCAAAACGATGATCACCGGCCCAAACCTGCCGGAGCAAACGGTGGAGACATGGATAGTACTCCTTGCAGCTTAACCCCGCTGCAGTGGAACACGGCAGACATTGCCCGGTACAGCGACTGGGACCAGACCAACATCCTGATCGCTGGGTCCAGGTGTCTGTCTCAGCTCATCCTCCTCGTGCCATAA